From the genome of Mycoplasma putrefaciens KS1, one region includes:
- a CDS encoding BspA family leucine-rich repeat surface protein codes for MDKNLDKDIIQNSTDQVEDLKNDVEDQQQDQENKISRHNKNKFLKVLGITGLVSCLAIAAAITVVVKFYQPKSPDSDADIIPDETLIPDENNNPDNHLTPDKTPTPQPTPEPDKPNPTPNPNVDPVTPVVPDNINELKLSDRKYIDFIWNKHFKNKRSSLETFKDVEDNFKYVLKQARPQIKEFKIEFNNISNRDIKLDLKRDDYKLKASYENEQFDLEIGKVNDSSRPMIVKIVDWPKKLQNNQKLMSFSSSQDITNEFKDDQTTTYEVVQLGYLKVTNTTEKRPNLKTLVEIITMPGKVQKVNPNLPREVESLRRVFSKTKIFEEIDGIKNWDTSNIKSMRYAFRDSSFNGDLSNWDTSNVIDMGGMFQNSAFNNNSITKWNTSKVVDMNAMFAFLKAFDHDINTKQVTVGNKTYLAWDTSSVEIMSRMFQETNFNQDISNWDTSKVFGMERMFHNDKLFNQNINTKQVTVGNKTYLAWNTLNVKNIKGMFENAIAFNSNIDNWNVSKLENAFELFRNAKIFNQSINTKFVILGNTNYVAWDTINLKTVEGMFWGAKAFNGDISKWNTSKIESLENVFRDAEAFNQNISTKEVSDIAQKSNYTAWDVKKVNNINHGFYNAKSFDQDLFTWDVREINKHERTKSWDEGTTSWKPNKKPWITVKK; via the coding sequence ATGGATAAAAACCTTGATAAAGATATTATACAAAACTCAACCGATCAAGTTGAAGATCTAAAAAATGATGTTGAAGATCAACAACAAGATCAAGAAAATAAGATATCAAGGCATAATAAAAATAAGTTTTTAAAAGTACTTGGGATTACCGGGTTAGTATCATGTTTAGCAATAGCTGCAGCTATTACAGTAGTTGTGAAATTTTATCAACCTAAAAGTCCAGATTCTGATGCAGACATAATTCCAGATGAGACTTTAATTCCGGATGAAAATAATAATCCAGATAATCATTTAACTCCTGATAAAACTCCAACCCCTCAACCAACTCCAGAACCAGATAAACCTAACCCAACTCCTAATCCTAATGTTGATCCAGTCACACCAGTAGTACCAGACAATATTAATGAGTTAAAATTATCAGATCGAAAATATATCGATTTTATTTGAAATAAACATTTTAAAAATAAACGTAGTTCACTAGAAACTTTTAAAGATGTTGAAGACAATTTTAAATATGTCTTAAAACAAGCTAGACCTCAGATAAAAGAATTTAAAATAGAATTTAATAATATTTCAAATAGAGACATCAAACTTGATTTAAAAAGAGATGACTATAAGTTAAAAGCAAGCTATGAAAATGAGCAATTTGATTTAGAAATTGGTAAAGTTAATGATTCATCAAGACCGATGATTGTTAAGATTGTAGATTGACCTAAAAAATTACAAAATAATCAAAAATTAATGTCATTTTCATCATCTCAAGATATTACAAATGAATTTAAAGATGATCAAACAACAACTTATGAAGTAGTTCAATTAGGTTATTTAAAAGTTACTAACACTACTGAAAAAAGACCGAACTTAAAAACTTTAGTTGAAATCATAACTATGCCAGGAAAAGTTCAAAAGGTTAATCCGAATCTTCCTAGAGAAGTCGAATCATTAAGAAGAGTCTTTTCTAAAACTAAAATTTTTGAAGAAATAGATGGTATCAAGAATTGAGACACATCAAATATTAAAAGTATGCGTTATGCATTTAGAGATTCTTCTTTTAATGGTGATTTATCAAACTGAGACACTTCTAATGTCATTGATATGGGTGGTATGTTTCAAAATTCAGCATTTAACAATAACTCAATTACTAAATGAAACACTTCAAAAGTAGTTGATATGAATGCTATGTTTGCTTTTTTAAAAGCATTTGATCATGATATTAATACCAAACAAGTAACTGTTGGAAATAAAACCTATCTTGCTTGAGATACATCAAGTGTAGAAATTATGAGCAGAATGTTTCAAGAAACCAATTTTAATCAAGATATTTCAAATTGAGATACTTCAAAAGTATTTGGAATGGAAAGAATGTTTCATAATGATAAACTATTCAACCAAAACATTAATACCAAACAAGTAACTGTTGGAAATAAAACCTATCTTGCTTGAAACACTTTAAATGTTAAAAACATTAAAGGTATGTTTGAAAATGCCATAGCATTTAATAGCAATATTGATAATTGAAATGTTTCAAAGCTTGAAAATGCTTTTGAATTATTTAGAAATGCAAAAATCTTTAATCAAAGCATTAATACTAAATTTGTAATTCTTGGTAATACAAATTACGTAGCTTGAGATACTATTAATCTTAAAACTGTTGAGGGTATGTTTTGAGGTGCTAAAGCATTTAATGGTGATATTTCAAAATGAAACACTTCAAAAATAGAAAGTCTTGAAAATGTCTTTAGAGATGCTGAAGCATTTAATCAAAATATCTCTACAAAAGAAGTTAGTGATATTGCACAAAAATCTAATTATACAGCTTGAGATGTTAAAAAGGTAAATAATATTAATCATGGATTTTATAATGCCAAATCATTTGATCAAGATCTTTTTACTTGAGATGTTAGAGAGATAAACAAACATGAAAGAACTAAATCATGAGATGAAGGTACTACAAGTTGAAAACCAAATAAAAAACCATGAATTACTGTTAAAAAGTAA
- a CDS encoding DNA cytosine methyltransferase: MIKFRILDLFSGAGGFSYGLDSLKEFKTVLAVDFNQHALKTFKFNMTDSEIIFGDLTEFKS; this comes from the coding sequence ATGATTAAATTTAGAATTTTAGACTTGTTTAGCGGAGCTGGTGGTTTTTCTTATGGTTTAGATAGTTTAAAAGAGTTTAAGACAGTTTTGGCTGTTGATTTTAATCAACATGCCCTTAAAACCTTTAAGTTTAATATGACCGATTCTGAAATCATTTTTGGAGATTTAACTGAATTTAAAAGTTAA
- a CDS encoding Eco47II family restriction endonuclease, which translates to MRMKNYLLNHQKDDKAVWALVEVVVTKKLQNISWVMKIDNQQAVANKWLGRIFIDKFYEIVTGDKNSFKNLYLQLSKTLEALVRQNDGVKAEKDSVF; encoded by the coding sequence ATGAGAATGAAAAATTATTTATTAAATCATCAAAAAGATGATAAAGCTGTTTGAGCTTTGGTTGAGGTTGTCGTTACTAAGAAATTGCAAAATATATCATGAGTCATGAAAATTGATAATCAACAAGCGGTTGCAAATAAATGATTAGGAAGAATATTTATAGATAAATTTTATGAAATTGTTACAGGTGATAAAAACTCTTTTAAAAACTTATACTTACAACTTTCAAAAACATTAGAGGCACTCGTTAGACAAAATGATGGTGTAAAAGCTGAAAAAGATAGTGTATTTTAA
- a CDS encoding HNH endonuclease produces the protein MNFIVKENSSIKRDAQVVAFARISLPDFCFACNDLYKIEDRTFIHRQTMKPYLEIHHVLSFAYDQSSDVLENLVKLCPACHKALSKNRALECYQKTLIKNIISNSTAIDKYLNDIIVGNEDKVDFVYNRLM, from the coding sequence TTGAATTTTATTGTAAAAGAAAACTCTTCTATAAAAAGAGATGCTCAAGTTGTTGCATTTGCTAGAATCTCACTTCCTGATTTTTGCTTTGCATGCAATGATCTTTATAAAATTGAAGATCGAACATTTATTCATAGACAAACAATGAAACCTTATTTAGAAATTCATCATGTTCTATCTTTTGCTTATGATCAGAGTAGTGATGTTTTAGAAAATTTAGTCAAACTTTGTCCCGCTTGTCACAAAGCACTTTCTAAAAATAGAGCACTTGAGTGTTATCAAAAAACACTTATTAAAAATATAATTTCTAATAGCACTGCTATAGATAAGTATTTAAATGACATAATTGTTGGAAATGAAGATAAAGTGGATTTTGTCTATAATAGATTGATGTAA
- a CDS encoding BspA family leucine-rich repeat surface protein, translating into MDKNINKNESQNQTDKVDQQENDSDNQQLDEENKLSNHNKNKFLKIFGITGLIAALVAAATVTSVVKFCQPKPSKPDTKPDPSPNPDNSDITPSPSPNPDSNVKPNPDGDSPTPNPSPEPRPEPQPHPEPEPTPPRPEPQPHPEPEPTPPRPQPEPGPAPQPEPDPEPAPAPDPTPSPDPRPEPTPPSPNPQPPVPPTPTPPQPTPQPRPEPDPKPPIPEPQPTPDNNELRIKADIEYMKSIWNDHFKDKRSSIERLQDVEDNFRYVIQRTRPEIKEFTIKFEGIADKNMKLGLDKNYKLIVTYQNQTFDLQVSSINDSMRPTILKVMKSFSNPEINEKILSLLPSENISNYRTIRYEVLQIGYSKVNVSLENRSLRTDIQIMTMSKEVKKVPSILPREIDSLKWAFANSQVDKDIDGIKNWDTSNIKSMRSAFSHSSFDGDLSNWDTSNVIDMGGMFANSSFNNKSIVNWNTSNVIDMSTMFASNKAFNQDISTKKVTAEDKKSYNAWDTSKVEVMSKMFQDATTFNQNITNWDVSNVIRMERMFYSAKAFNQDINTKQVIVGDKTYLAWDIAKVKSIKGMFEEAESFNQNIGNWNISSVADIFELFKNAKAFNQNINTKQAIVGKKKYIAWDTSNITSLASMFFGAKAFNGNIENWNISKVESLENIFREAESFDRNIATKLVSGITGKAPYMAWDTKNVNNINHGFFNAKSFNKNLTNWNVTKINQRRTGRRVLWDQGASSWAPLNKPKIQR; encoded by the coding sequence ATGGATAAAAATATCAACAAAAATGAAAGTCAAAATCAGACTGACAAAGTTGATCAACAAGAAAATGATAGTGATAATCAACAGTTAGATGAAGAAAATAAACTATCAAATCATAACAAAAATAAATTTTTAAAAATATTTGGTATTACTGGATTGATAGCAGCTTTGGTAGCAGCAGCAACTGTGACATCAGTTGTTAAATTCTGCCAACCTAAGCCAAGCAAACCAGATACTAAACCTGATCCATCTCCAAATCCAGATAATTCTGATATAACACCATCTCCATCTCCAAATCCAGATTCAAACGTTAAACCTAATCCTGATGGTGATTCTCCAACTCCAAACCCTAGTCCAGAACCAAGACCTGAACCTCAACCACATCCTGAACCAGAACCTACTCCACCAAGACCTGAACCTCAACCACATCCTGAACCAGAACCTACTCCACCAAGACCTCAACCAGAACCTGGTCCAGCACCACAACCAGAACCAGATCCAGAGCCAGCACCTGCTCCTGATCCAACTCCTAGTCCAGATCCAAGACCAGAACCTACTCCACCAAGTCCAAATCCGCAACCACCAGTTCCACCAACTCCAACTCCGCCACAACCAACCCCTCAACCACGTCCTGAACCAGATCCAAAGCCACCTATTCCTGAACCTCAACCAACACCAGACAATAATGAACTTAGAATAAAAGCAGACATAGAGTACATGAAATCTATTTGAAATGACCACTTTAAAGATAAGCGCAGTTCAATAGAAAGACTTCAAGATGTTGAAGATAATTTTAGATATGTTATACAACGAACTAGACCAGAAATAAAAGAGTTTACAATCAAATTTGAAGGTATAGCTGATAAAAATATGAAACTAGGTCTTGATAAAAACTATAAGTTAATAGTTACATACCAAAATCAAACATTTGATTTACAAGTAAGTAGCATTAATGATTCAATGAGACCGACTATATTAAAGGTTATGAAGTCATTTTCAAACCCAGAAATCAATGAAAAAATACTATCACTTTTACCATCAGAAAATATCAGTAATTATAGAACAATAAGATACGAAGTGCTTCAAATAGGTTATTCAAAAGTTAATGTTTCTCTTGAAAATAGATCATTAAGAACAGATATTCAAATCATGACTATGTCTAAAGAAGTTAAAAAAGTTCCTTCTATTCTTCCTAGAGAAATTGACTCACTAAAATGAGCATTTGCTAACAGTCAAGTTGATAAAGATATAGATGGTATTAAAAATTGAGACACATCAAATATTAAAAGTATGCGTTCTGCGTTTAGTCACTCTTCATTTGATGGAGATTTATCAAACTGAGACACTTCTAATGTAATTGATATGGGTGGTATGTTTGCTAATTCATCATTTAATAACAAATCAATTGTTAATTGAAATACTTCTAACGTAATTGATATGAGTACTATGTTTGCTTCTAATAAAGCATTTAACCAAGATATATCAACTAAAAAGGTAACTGCCGAAGATAAAAAATCATACAATGCTTGAGACACTTCAAAAGTAGAGGTTATGAGTAAGATGTTCCAAGATGCTACTACCTTTAACCAAAATATTACAAACTGAGATGTTTCTAATGTAATTAGAATGGAAAGAATGTTTTATAGTGCTAAAGCATTTAACCAAGATATTAATACTAAACAAGTAATTGTCGGAGATAAAACTTATCTTGCTTGAGATATCGCAAAAGTTAAAAGCATTAAAGGTATGTTTGAAGAAGCTGAATCATTTAACCAAAATATTGGTAATTGAAATATTTCAAGCGTTGCAGATATTTTTGAATTATTTAAAAACGCCAAAGCATTTAACCAAAATATTAATACTAAGCAAGCAATTGTTGGAAAGAAAAAATATATTGCTTGAGATACATCAAATATTACATCTCTTGCAAGTATGTTTTTTGGTGCTAAAGCATTTAATGGTAACATTGAAAATTGAAATATTTCAAAAGTAGAAAGTTTGGAAAATATATTTAGAGAAGCTGAATCATTTGATAGAAATATAGCTACAAAACTAGTTAGCGGTATTACAGGAAAAGCTCCATACATGGCTTGAGATACTAAAAATGTAAATAATATTAATCATGGATTTTTCAATGCAAAGTCATTTAATAAAAATTTAACTAACTGAAATGTTACTAAGATAAATCAACGACGCACAGGAAGAAGAGTGTTATGAGATCAAGGTGCATCAAGTTGAGCGCCACTCAACAAGCCCAAGATTCAAAGATAG
- a CDS encoding DNA-methyltransferase, which produces MSSEKNSKWVFNKPDNLSYVRASFETPVVSGRERTDHPTQKSLKLMEDLIKIHTNEREIILDPFMGSGTTGVACIKTNRKFIGIEIDKRYFELSKKRLEKHLVN; this is translated from the coding sequence TTGAGCAGTGAAAAAAACTCAAAGTGAGTATTTAATAAACCAGATAATCTTTCATATGTAAGAGCTAGTTTTGAAACACCAGTTGTTAGTGGAAGAGAGAGAACAGATCATCCAACACAAAAATCTTTAAAATTAATGGAAGATCTTATAAAGATCCATACAAATGAGCGTGAAATAATCTTAGATCCTTTTATGGGTAGTGGAACAACTGGAGTAGCTTGTATCAAAACAAACAGAAAATTTATAGGAATAGAAATAGACAAAAGATATTTTGAACTATCTAAAAAAAGATTAGAAAAACATTTAGTGAACTAA
- the dcm gene encoding DNA (cytosine-5-)-methyltransferase has protein sequence MIIDGLPCQGFSNKGKKLGLADKKNFLFLEYLEIVNKLKSELFIIENVKKMLTSCNGYFLNEIKNKILDMGYLISYGILNANDFGIPQTRSRAIIIAHKNKILELPKPKKMKVSIKDVISDLSYLNSSEGLFESNYINQAQSNYQKLMRSGSEKLFNHIATNHSELAIKKLQLIPPESGKEHLYKELLGKQKFKTTWGRLKWDGFSPTINTRFDTPSNGTNSHPELNRTITPREAARIQSFPDRFCFLGTKTEICKQIGNAVPPLLAREIGLSIIGQLDYLTHETISDDLEIYNYNAYEIIDKLIKKQVRVNHIITDPPYNISQKNNFKTLRSANRQGLDFGDWDNNFNLVSWIKPFTKILDKNGSMIIFCSYKYISFIVDELENSNMVVKDVIKWIKKNPMPRNVNRRYVQDTEFAIWAVKKTQSEYLINQIIFHM, from the coding sequence ATGATTATTGATGGTCTACCTTGTCAAGGCTTTTCTAACAAAGGTAAAAAATTAGGTTTAGCTGATAAAAAGAACTTTTTGTTTTTAGAATATCTAGAAATAGTAAATAAACTAAAATCTGAACTATTTATTATTGAAAATGTTAAAAAAATGTTAACTTCTTGTAATGGATACTTTTTAAATGAAATTAAAAATAAAATTCTTGATATGGGTTATTTAATTAGTTATGGAATATTAAACGCTAATGATTTCGGTATTCCTCAAACTAGATCAAGAGCAATTATTATTGCACATAAAAATAAAATTCTAGAACTACCAAAACCAAAAAAGATGAAAGTCAGCATAAAAGATGTTATTAGTGATTTATCATATTTAAATTCATCTGAAGGGTTATTTGAAAGTAATTACATCAATCAAGCTCAAAGTAATTATCAAAAACTAATGAGATCAGGATCAGAAAAGTTATTTAATCACATTGCAACTAATCACAGTGAACTAGCGATTAAAAAGCTGCAATTAATACCTCCAGAATCAGGTAAAGAACATCTTTATAAAGAACTACTTGGAAAACAAAAATTTAAAACAACTTGGGGAAGACTTAAATGAGATGGTTTTAGCCCAACAATTAATACAAGATTTGATACTCCTTCAAATGGAACAAATTCACATCCTGAGCTAAATAGAACAATAACTCCTAGAGAAGCAGCTAGAATTCAAAGCTTTCCAGATAGATTTTGTTTTTTAGGAACAAAAACCGAAATTTGTAAACAAATTGGAAATGCTGTACCACCTTTACTAGCAAGAGAAATCGGATTATCAATTATTGGACAATTAGACTATCTAACACACGAAACTATTTCTGATGATCTTGAAATTTACAACTATAACGCATATGAAATTATTGATAAACTAATTAAAAAGCAAGTTAGAGTTAATCACATAATCACTGATCCTCCATATAACATTTCTCAAAAAAATAATTTTAAAACTCTAAGAAGTGCTAATCGTCAAGGACTAGATTTTGGAGATTGAGACAATAATTTTAATTTGGTTTCTTGGATAAAACCATTTACAAAAATTTTAGATAAAAATGGAAGCATGATTATTTTTTGCTCATACAAATACATTAGTTTTATAGTTGATGAATTAGAAAATAGTAATATGGTTGTAAAAGATGTCATAAAATGAATTAAAAAAAATCCAATGCCTAGAAATGTTAATCGAAGATATGTTCAAGATACTGAATTTGCTATTTGAGCAGTGAAAAAAACTCAAAGTGAGTATTTAATAAACCAGATAATCTTTCATATGTAA
- a CDS encoding BspA family leucine-rich repeat surface protein, which produces MDKNNSQNQTQNQVDQIKNPTDNQQLTNQDNSSENNKKRLLKILAFTGLIVVLVAAATTVSVVKFCQVRSNQPDTKPDPAPAPNPDNSDKSPTPVPSPEELIVINPISVDDELSLSDLNYIKRVWDQHFKDKRSSLETFQDVEDSFKYVLKEARPKIKDLEMKAINMPSMNNQLGLDRNDYKFEVTYENQTFDLEFGKINDSQRPSIIKILNSFENSSDNNKLFSVILSKDTTNHKKIDFQKTDYQVLQLGYHKVKPTNQELVNLESYVQVIAMPGKVKQVPEKLAREITSLKAVFADSKFDKKISGIDKWDTSNIKNMSRAFDNSIFNDNLSNWNTSNVVDMSSMFANSPFNNSSIANWDTSNVVDMSSMFAFNKTFDQDISTKKVNNKDKSYVAWNTSKVKSMSSMFQGAETFNKKISNWDTSQVTRLDEMFDGAKLFNQEINTKWVTVGTKPHLAWDILNVKKLNGMFKNAEAFNQNIDSWNTSKVEDIYQLFKNAKMFSQNINTKHVKLVSKERYLAWDTSKVTSLEGVFWGAKAFNGDISIWNTSKVENLDNIFRDAEKFNRNIDFKRDVLVKSEIKHYLAWDVKNVKSINYGFYNAKSFNQNLSNWNVDKLNKSDKGKDNWDTGATKWNSWHKPKIKK; this is translated from the coding sequence ATGGATAAAAATAATAGTCAAAATCAGACTCAAAATCAAGTTGATCAGATCAAAAATCCTACTGATAACCAGCAATTAACTAATCAAGATAATTCATCAGAAAATAACAAAAAACGCTTATTAAAAATTCTTGCATTTACTGGTTTGATTGTAGTTTTAGTCGCAGCCGCAACGACTGTCTCAGTTGTTAAATTCTGTCAAGTTAGATCAAACCAACCAGATACTAAACCTGATCCAGCTCCAGCACCAAATCCAGATAATTCTGATAAAAGTCCAACTCCAGTTCCAAGTCCAGAAGAGTTAATTGTTATTAACCCAATCTCTGTTGATGATGAATTAAGTCTATCAGATCTTAATTATATTAAACGTGTTTGAGACCAACATTTTAAAGATAAACGTAGTTCACTAGAAACTTTTCAAGATGTTGAAGATAGTTTTAAATATGTCTTAAAAGAAGCTAGACCAAAGATAAAAGATCTTGAGATGAAAGCTATTAATATGCCAAGTATGAATAATCAACTTGGTTTGGATAGAAATGATTATAAATTTGAAGTTACTTATGAAAATCAAACCTTTGATTTAGAATTTGGTAAAATCAATGATTCACAAAGACCTAGTATTATAAAAATTTTAAATTCATTTGAAAATTCTTCAGATAATAATAAATTATTTTCAGTTATACTATCAAAAGACACTACTAATCATAAGAAAATAGATTTTCAAAAAACAGATTATCAAGTATTACAACTTGGTTATCATAAAGTTAAACCTACTAATCAAGAATTGGTAAATTTAGAATCATATGTTCAAGTTATTGCTATGCCTGGAAAAGTAAAACAAGTTCCTGAAAAACTTGCAAGAGAAATAACTTCATTAAAAGCAGTATTTGCTGATAGTAAATTTGATAAAAAAATATCTGGTATTGATAAATGAGATACTTCAAATATTAAGAATATGAGTCGTGCGTTTGATAATTCTATTTTTAATGATAATTTATCAAACTGAAACACTTCTAATGTAGTTGATATGAGTAGTATGTTTGCAAATTCACCTTTTAATAATTCGTCAATAGCTAATTGAGATACTTCTAATGTAGTTGATATGAGTAGTATGTTTGCTTTTAATAAAACATTTGATCAGGATATATCAACTAAAAAAGTAAACAATAAAGACAAAAGTTATGTGGCTTGAAACACCTCAAAAGTTAAATCTATGAGTAGTATGTTTCAAGGTGCAGAAACTTTTAATAAAAAAATTTCAAACTGAGACACCTCTCAAGTAACAAGATTAGATGAAATGTTTGATGGAGCTAAGTTATTTAATCAAGAAATTAACACTAAATGAGTAACTGTTGGAACAAAACCACATCTTGCTTGAGATATATTAAATGTTAAAAAACTTAATGGTATGTTTAAAAATGCCGAAGCATTCAACCAAAATATTGATTCTTGAAATACTTCTAAAGTTGAAGATATTTATCAGTTATTTAAAAATGCAAAAATGTTTAGCCAAAACATTAACACTAAACATGTAAAGTTGGTAAGTAAAGAAAGGTATCTTGCTTGAGACACTTCAAAAGTTACATCTCTTGAAGGTGTCTTTTGAGGTGCTAAAGCATTTAATGGAGATATTTCTATATGAAATACTTCAAAAGTAGAGAATCTAGATAATATATTTAGAGATGCCGAAAAGTTTAATAGAAACATTGATTTTAAAAGAGATGTTTTAGTTAAAAGCGAAATAAAACATTATCTTGCTTGAGATGTTAAAAACGTAAAAAGTATAAATTATGGATTTTATAATGCAAAGTCATTTAATCAAAATCTATCCAATTGAAATGTTGACAAACTAAATAAATCAGATAAAGGAAAAGATAATTGAGATACAGGTGCCACAAAGTGAAATTCATGGCATAAACCAAAAATTAAAAAATAG
- a CDS encoding BspA family leucine-rich repeat surface protein → MDKNVNKNEIQNQTDKVDQPKNDSDNQQLDEENKLSNHNKTKFLKIFGITGLIAALIATTTITSVAKFCQPKPNKPDTKPDPSPNPDNSDITPSPNPEPNPSPDDDGDSPTPQPQPAPQPQPHPEPVPPTPDFQPQPAPSPDNNEVQIKADIEYMKSIWNDHFKNKRSSIETLQSVEDDFKYVIERTRPEIKNFTIRFEGITDKNQKLGLGKNYKLIITYQNQTFELHTSNAMYSMKPTILKVIKSFSNPEVNGKILSFLPSENIGNYITIRYEVLQIGYSKVNISFKNRLSRTDIQIMNMPREVKKVPSILPREIDSLRKVFSNSQVDKEIDGIKNWDTTMIKSMRYAFNRSSFDGDLSNWDTSNVIDMRGMFTRSTFNNKSIVNWDTSKVRDMSTMFAFNKAFNQDISTKKAIIGNKIYNAWDTSKVKVMDKMFQDATAFNQNITNWDVSNVIRMQRMFYSAKAFNQDINTKQVTVGDKTYLAWDIAKVRSIKGMFEEAESFNKDIGNWNISSVVNIFGLFKNAKMFNQDINTKQAIVGKKKYIAWDISNITSLASMFFGAKSFNGNIENWDTLNVKNLNNVFRDAESFNRDISTKSISNISEKSPYIAWNVENLETINYGFYHAKRFNQNLSGWNTLNVNRGRGRRVIWDEGASSWAKENKPCILRERIKGF, encoded by the coding sequence ATGGATAAAAATGTTAACAAAAATGAAATTCAAAATCAGACTGACAAAGTTGATCAACCAAAAAATGATAGTGATAATCAACAATTAGATGAAGAAAATAAACTATCAAATCACAACAAAACCAAATTTTTAAAAATATTTGGTATTACTGGATTGATAGCAGCTTTAATAGCAACAACAACTATTACATCAGTTGCTAAATTCTGCCAACCTAAGCCAAACAAGCCAGATACCAAACCCGATCCATCTCCAAATCCAGATAATTCTGATATAACTCCATCTCCAAATCCAGAACCAAATCCATCACCAGATGATGATGGTGATTCTCCAACTCCACAACCCCAACCAGCACCTCAGCCCCAGCCACATCCCGAACCAGTTCCACCAACTCCAGATTTTCAACCCCAACCAGCACCATCACCAGACAATAATGAAGTTCAAATAAAAGCAGATATAGAATACATGAAATCTATTTGAAATGATCATTTTAAAAATAAACGTAGTTCAATAGAAACACTTCAAAGTGTTGAAGACGATTTTAAATATGTTATAGAACGAACTAGACCAGAAATAAAAAATTTTACAATTCGATTTGAAGGCATAACTGATAAAAATCAAAAACTAGGTCTTGGTAAAAATTATAAATTAATAATTACATACCAAAATCAAACATTTGAATTACATACAAGTAACGCTATGTATTCAATGAAACCGACTATATTAAAAGTTATAAAATCATTTTCAAATCCAGAAGTCAATGGAAAAATACTATCATTTCTACCATCAGAAAATATTGGTAATTATATAACAATAAGATATGAAGTACTTCAAATAGGTTATTCAAAAGTTAACATTTCTTTTAAGAATAGATTATCAAGAACAGACATTCAAATCATGAATATGCCTAGAGAAGTTAAAAAGGTTCCTTCTATTCTTCCTAGAGAAATTGACTCATTAAGAAAAGTATTTTCAAACAGTCAAGTAGATAAAGAAATAGATGGTATTAAAAATTGAGACACAACAATGATTAAAAGTATGCGTTATGCATTTAATCGTTCTTCATTTGATGGAGATTTATCAAATTGAGATACTTCTAATGTAATTGATATGAGGGGTATGTTTACTAGATCAACATTTAACAACAAATCAATTGTTAATTGAGATACTTCAAAAGTTAGGGATATGAGTACTATGTTTGCTTTTAATAAAGCATTTAATCAAGACATATCAACTAAAAAAGCAATTATTGGAAATAAAATATACAACGCTTGAGACACTTCAAAAGTAAAAGTTATGGATAAGATGTTTCAAGATGCTACTGCTTTTAATCAAAACATCACAAACTGAGATGTTTCTAATGTAATTAGAATGCAAAGAATGTTTTATAGTGCTAAAGCATTTAACCAAGATATCAATACTAAGCAAGTAACTGTTGGTGATAAAACTTATCTTGCTTGAGATATCGCAAAAGTTAGAAGCATTAAAGGTATGTTTGAAGAAGCTGAATCATTTAATAAAGATATTGGTAATTGAAATATTTCAAGTGTTGTAAATATTTTTGGATTATTTAAAAATGCTAAAATGTTTAATCAAGACATTAATACTAAGCAAGCAATTGTTGGAAAGAAAAAATATATTGCTTGAGATATATCAAATATTACATCTCTTGCGAGTATGTTTTTTGGTGCTAAATCATTTAATGGTAATATTGAAAACTGAGATACTTTAAATGTAAAAAACTTAAATAATGTCTTTAGAGATGCTGAGTCGTTTAATAGAGATATATCTACAAAGTCAATTAGTAATATTTCAGAAAAAAGTCCATACATAGCTTGAAATGTTGAAAATTTAGAAACTATAAATTATGGCTTTTATCATGCGAAGAGATTTAATCAAAATTTAAGTGGCTGAAACACTTTAAACGTAAATAGAGGACGTGGCAGAAGAGTAATATGAGATGAAGGCGCTTCAAGTTGAGCAAAAGAGAATAAACCGTGCATTTTAAGAGAAAGAATTAAAGGTTTCTAG